ggacccattctacgttctggcacagttggaccatgtagagggctattggtgacaagttcatccttgatgtgattagctgcgatgtgatgcatttcatgttatcatatgttttaagtgttttattattctgctcactgggctctagtagctcacccctctcccaatttccccaggattgcaggtacagggtagaccaggaggtttacaagagtaatgaagtcacgtgtatgtaatagttagtgtggacatgatagatgtattaatgttatgtaaaagtacagtttcagtcatgtaatgattttgaggattagatattgtgcttgacattgtgtatgaggtatcccttttattacatgatcaaaaatgttttattatgttcatgaaagccaactcatcttatgatgtatcgcccattggggcattgatgagatcccacagagggatcatgattatgattatggctatgtgcagtgcatgttcaggttgagttggatgtatgaaagaaaagttttaatttttttgttttttcttgatcatgtatgggattaaacaggtttccaagatgtatgtttggcttgctacgggtcccggcggccttaagtcgacccggatcctagcgccggtagcggtccgattttcgggtcgttacaagagaAAAGAGAGGGATTACCAGAGATATGATCAGAAGTACCAGAGTCGATGATCCATGAACCAATGGGTAAAGACTTGATTagataagtaaaaaaattacCAGAATGGGCAATATTTGATTGAGCCATGAAAACTGAATCTGAATCTGCTAAAAAAGAAAGATCTGGTGCCTGTGAACAGTGAGTCCGACATTAAACAGGCTGGGCAAGCGATTGGACCTACTGGGCTAGAGTAACCAGCGACGGGTGATGCTGGAGGAAGAGTCGCCAGCGTAAAACGATCGCCGGAAGATGGTGCATGCATCCGCGCATGATCGGAGGTTATGATGTGCAAATATGTTTTTGAGGAAGATATTCTTCCCTTCAAGGCATTAATCTCTGGCTAATTGTGATAACTGAAGAAAGAacacttatttatttatatatatataagtcaagcacaagttaACTGTCGAATCTATAACTTTGCTGAATGTTAGTATGTATAACTTGCAGTTGGCTTCTACATTGACAGGCGCGATGAGATGACATCTGAGAGCACAAAATAtcctcaaattttattttgaattccTATTTCATCTATAATGTCATGAAtactatttttgtttttttttgcaGCCTGGTGGAATCACCAACTCGGCCAGTTGATCTATTTGCTTAATTCATACAGTGATTATGAAGACTATGTGTATGGTAACCAGCCCAGACATCTGGTATCTTATGAGTAAATTTTCAACTCGATGTAGGTCTTGCTTAGAGTTTTCATGAGCCTCGGATTTTTGCTTTATTATCTTATGATGAAAGAATAAGATATTTATCATTTATCACAAGGAGAAACAATATTTTATCCTTGTTGGGGGGAAATAAACTTAGAAATGATTCTTTAGGATTTGTGGCTGCAAGTTGATCAACTAAAGAAACTAACCTAAGCAAACACAAGATGATATTTTCATGTTCTCAGTCACAACATAGGACTACTGGATACCGACCAATAGCCTTACTTTAAGAATTGACATTGCACGAGGAACTGATCCAATGCATGTCAATACTctctacattttttttttcagttgttATAGGTAGTTTTAGAATCAGTAAAGCCTTTTCTCCCCAAGAAGTAATTCAGTGTAATTTGCCCTTGTGTGACAACTCTCCGATTTTTCCACTTCCAAATAAGAATTGTTAGAGGACCACGCAGAAAAACCAGACCTAAAATATGATATTGGATGGGTAGAGAAATTCTTATGGCTCAACAAGGATGGAGTTGCTGCTAGTGGCCATTGAACTAAACACGACCAATAGATTCTTTATCCTAACGTTTCAAGTTTTATTCTTACTTGGGATGTTGGGTAAGGGAAGTAAACTAATGGATTGCTGAATGCAACCATATCCTTTTGATTGTAGTTCATCCTTTCTGTTTTTGCCACTGTCTGACAAGTAAAAGCTTTGTGGCTTGTGCATTTGTAGAAGTTTCTTTTTAATGAGATCTTGATCTTTGTTATTGTTATTGAGAAGTATACAAGATGTCCCTCCAAGAAAAAGTCCATTACACAAAACCTGCTACACATGTTCTTCTCCTGATTTTATTTATACAGATAATGGATCAAGTACACTTCTTGctattttcaaatataaaaaatacaattcAATTTAGTGAAATGATAAACTGGTTATGATTGTTAAGGCATAACTTATTCCACTGAGAAGTCCTTTTTTGTTTTAATAAGTAGCTTGCAAGCGCTCTacggattttttttatttctctgtttaaaaaaaatatttaaaacttttaagaGGGAGGATGGAGTTTGATTGCGAAAAACATGAGATTGAGAACATAAGATTGAGAAATCATGCCTCTGATCAGTTGATCTAGACTACTCTAATAAATTCTATGAATTTCTCGTGTGTTTAcggtaaaattgaaaatttatttgagGAATGAAATAATAAACAACAGTGAGATCCTTAAagttcaaaataattttaaatgtattAAACTGATAtgaaaaagtaatatttttaggGTCATTGGATGAGGATGCCAAAAATTCATTCAGAAAAATACTCTGGTATGAATAGAGAAATATAGATAAGGTTTTGAACACAAGTGGCTTCTGCTAAAACTTACGTGCGTTAGTAGAAAAATGTCACCATGACACATAAGTCGGGATTTCCAGAATCGTAATTTGAAGTGACGTTAAGCTTATCCAAACACAAAGGTGATGACTTGGATAAAATGTTTTGGGTTTCCTAGTCCAACGGCAGGGATCCAAGTTTCTTCCCCCTTTCTTGTCATAAAGACAAGTGTATCAATTCCATGCCACGTATTCCATGACACGCAAGCCACCACGTTTCCCGCTTATCCGCAACCAAATTCTCATGGTCAACCGGTATCCATCCATGTCACCAAGCCACCAAGTAACGACAGGTGGAATAAAAAGTACGTGGATTTAGATTAAGTGGTGGGGAACAGCTGAAGAATCAACTGGCTAATTATAAGCTTTTGGGTTACTTTCCAACAGAGATTTTGAATCCTCATGTTCCCACTACGTCAGCAGTCATGACCAACGCCagtaaaaaaaatcattctGTGAATAAATcaactttattaatttttaataataggcaaaaataattaatttcgaTTTTGttctgatattttaatttatacctagtaattatttattaatgtattgtatataataaattagtgtAAATAAAATCATCATTTTAATCTGACAAGCGGCCTTCGAATGCGTGTTGTGGATTGCAATTTTTACGTTTTTTAGAAAGCGATTACAATTTTAACTAGTTGATAATATCTtatataaaaatctttttaaaattagaCGAAGATATGAATCTTATCTCATGAAAATGTatacattaaaattatttaaatattttttaaaatattactttgaataaaattaaaatgaatttaattataattgatttaaaattaatttttgataatattttattaatatacttaATGCAAAATTTTTACCAATAGTTCAACAATAATGCTTTACTTTCAGTCTAGATTATTAAGATTTTAAGACATTTTAatcttagttttttattttttcatgctAAAAAATTGAAAGATCCACCATTCTATCATTCATAATTCGGAGAATCGATTATATTGAAGAtaatcaaaatttataatataataatgaataatttaagttatttaattaaaatttaaaattatacataCATACCGAAAATAATAGTTATCTGAAATTATTTTTACtccatttattaataaatttaattttttttaaaaataaatattataaaactctATGCAATACATTGtatattatgtttttaatcaaattttaaatttaaaaaagtaaattgcTCAAGATCTCGGAGTTTTTCGTCATTTATTAAAGAAAATcgtaaaatgtaaaataatattaaattatattattaaagtaACTAAAAAGTAAATCATATCATCAGTCATTTTAAATTAAAGCTTACTGTTATGTTAGATAATTGTAGTTTCCATCTTTTTCAAATTTTCTTATAGCTCATATCCAGTCCCACTAAAAATCGAAACAAAATGACGGTTAGGATTCTGACACATGGCAAAACAAGAAAAGCATAACGGATACAAAATAACCTAAAGTGGGTCCTCTCTGCTCACGTGTATGCGATTAAATCCCGGGATTCGCAACGCAGCGATAGCCGAGATTCGAAATCTCACGCCGATCTGATCTCCACCTCACACCCCTCTCTCTGTCGTTCTCTCTCACTTTTCCACTGCAAGTCCCTCACTGTCAATCCAATGTCCCAACTTACAGATTCTACCGATACTCTCGCTTCCGTCGCCATTGGCTAGTATCCCTTCTTTTActctttaaattttcaattctctCCAGACTTCAAGTAGACCACAACCACTTCCCCTTCTTCAACCTCCGTTTCTGTTTAGGGTTTCGCCATGGCACTTTCATAATTTCTTCTTCAATGGCCGCTACTTCTAGCGGTTTATCCGCTCACCTCCATTTCAAGCTCACTCGTCTCCACATTTCTCCGCTGCATACCACTGTTTATGGATTGCAGCTCAgtaagaagaagaggaggacaGTCGGTGTTAGTCCAATCACTTGTTGCTGCTCTGACTCTGTTGTGAAAAACGAACAGAAGTCCTCTCAATCTCATAGAATTCGTGTCCAAGCCACTCCAGCATTGCCTTTTGCTTCTCCTCAGTATGTCTCCCACTTTTTGAACTTCTCCTTGTTGATTGTTGATCTTCCATTGAGGCTGTCGTGTCTATTTTAATTGTGAGCCTCATAcgttgaaataaataaatgaatgaaattTCCTCCATTTAAACTTTCAAAGGTAAAATCGGAGTGATAGGTGATGATAAAGGGGGATTAGAAAATTGTATTTTCTATGGAAAATTCTTCTAAATTTTACGTAATTGGTGATTATGCTGATAATGTTTTGAGTTAAATTGGTTGCATCTGCTATTGATATTGTCGAATAGCTGTACGGTATATAAAATATCAGGATCATTTTTTAGCTGACTATATTTGAGTGGCATTCTTtaaaatggattttttttttatcatgatAATGCAACTACAGTTGACCGCTGATTAACCAAATAAAAAAAGCTCAGTTTGGAGCATATTTAAAAGTAGTAGCATTGTTATCTTGAACCAAAAGATTTGAGTTTCAACTTTAAAATACATGTTCAGCTATTAACTAAGATGATTCTGGAAGTTTGAGAGTATATATATGGATGATGCACTGgtaaatttatttgtttgtttctaTAACTGTGATGGAGATTCTCACAAGCATTCTAtcaattaataaacttttagcATATATCAACTCTCCTTTCTGGCAGGACCAGGCAAgcttatttcaattttaactaCTTTCTATCACTCAAGCAGCATAAGCTCTCAAATTTTGTGATCGGTCTTGTATTATTGTAGGTCTCGATTTGTTTCAAAGCAAGAGAAGTTTTCTCCTCGTTGTACCCCAAGAAATTCTGGTCCTCAATCCAGAGACACCCCACCAAAAAGAGGTAGTTTACATTACTTGCGCATGTTATTCTTATTCAGATAAATCTTCTCTTCCCTTcttctattattaattttaaaaaaattttggacCTTAATAGACGTTTCAGTGCCATGCTTAATAAATAATGTTGTGGTCACTGGTTCCCTAAATGCAGACACTGGTATAGCTAATGAAAAGGACTGGGGCATCAACTTGTTGAATGAAAATGTTAATGAATCTGGCACTAATGAAGATGGTAGTACTTGGTACCGGGAAAGTGGAGAAGACCTGGGTGAAAATGGGTACAGATGTAGATGGACAAGAATGAGCGGACGATCACATGATGATACCTCAGAATGGAAGGAAACGGTAAAATGCAAAACAATTAGCAACACTCattattttgatggttgctgaAAGCAACTTACTATTTATTCAAGAGTCAAGACAGTCTGTATTATGTGGCTCAGTCTCCAATATTAATAAGCACTATTCTACCTTGATTGCCATACCAGCTGATATGCAAACAGTAGTAATTGTGAAATTgatcaatatattttaaataaatttgtagtTTTGTGATTAATCATCCTCATAGGAATTAGGATAACTACTCCTCATCTGCCTTTCTGTCACTTGAAGTTTACTGTAGTAGTGTAGTTTTCAGGAGTAGTTGGAATCTATTCAATATTTTGATACATAGTTCTTAAGACTTGGGTTAGGAAGGAGCTAGTTCCAAAACTATTAAGTTGAACAGGAAGTaagatgtcatgtccatcctagCTGCTGTTTCTAGCCATGGAAACTTTCTGTGAATAACATCTTGGTTCTACAGTCAGATTTCATGATTTTGATTACAGTATTCTACAGTGGCATTGATTTTATAGCCCTATTAAGTATCATAACAGGTGGATGCATTTAATTGGATTTTTGATCTCCTTGACAGTGGTGGGAGAAAAGTGACTGGACTGGGTACAAAGAGCTAGGTACTGCTTGCCTTTTTTATACTGAGCATGACAATATTCTTAATCCATTTTATTGTACATATGACCTTTAATTATGTTGAAATACTCATCCTCAGCTTAGCTTGTGTTTTATAGGTGTGGAGAAATCTGGAAGGAATGCTGAAGGGGATTCATGGTGGGAGACATGGCAAGAAGTGCTCCATCAAGATGAATGGAGGTCTATTCTGCACCatgaaaataagataaaatgtACCATGGGTTGCACTTTAATATGTAAAATGCTGCTATACTCTGTTGTCACAGTAATCTGGCAAGGATAGAGAGGAGTGCACAGAAACAGGCAAAATCAGGGACTGAAAATGCTGGCTGGTATGAGAAATGGTAAGCTAGTAGAAAGCTGCACAGTAATATGATAAATGCATGTTATTGTATTAAGCATGCAGATCAAAAAAATGACATATCCACTGATCaccatattaatttttattcattatttttgaACTTAGGTGGGAGAAATATGATGCTAAAGGCTGGACAGAGAAGGGGGCACACAAGTATGGTAGACTAAATGAGCAGTCATGGTGGGAGAAGTGGGGAGAGCATTATGATGGAAGAGGATCTGTTCTCAAATGGTTT
The sequence above is a segment of the Manihot esculenta cultivar AM560-2 chromosome 5, M.esculenta_v8, whole genome shotgun sequence genome. Coding sequences within it:
- the LOC110615787 gene encoding uncharacterized protein LOC110615787; its protein translation is MAATSSGLSAHLHFKLTRLHISPLHTTVYGLQLSKKKRRTVGVSPITCCCSDSVVKNEQKSSQSHRIRVQATPALPFASPQSRFVSKQEKFSPRCTPRNSGPQSRDTPPKRDTGIANEKDWGINLLNENVNESGTNEDGSTWYRESGEDLGENGYRCRWTRMSGRSHDDTSEWKETWWEKSDWTGYKELGVEKSGRNAEGDSWWETWQEVLHQDEWSNLARIERSAQKQAKSGTENAGWYEKWWEKYDAKGWTEKGAHKYGRLNEQSWWEKWGEHYDGRGSVLKWTDKWAETELGTKWGDKWEEKFFAGIGSRQGETWHVSPSGERWSRTWGEEHFGNGKVHKYGRSTTGESWDIVVDEETYYEAEPHYGWADVVGDSTQLLSIKPRERPPGVYPNLDFGSSPASSADDDHSADLPPSLQ